The Mercurialis annua linkage group LG8, ddMerAnnu1.2, whole genome shotgun sequence genome window below encodes:
- the LOC126661610 gene encoding GDSL esterase/lipase At2g30310-like: METTINIFICLAIFLYSTSYSIATNNTSLPKFSTVFFFGDSIFDTGNNNYIKTIFRANYRPYGQDINGGVPTGRFSNGKLIPDMLASVLGIKDNVPPYLDPNLTDNDLITGVNFASSSGGFDERTSLLTNVIPVSTQVNYFNDYITRLKGIVGEKKAMEIINSSLVVLDGGTNDFNFNIFDIPARRFQMTATQYIDFLLNKEEDAIRKLYDLGVRSFIVAGILPIGSLPLQTSSRYIDPFQLKYSLDEQNKISLDYNKKLISLLIKLQQSLPTSKLVYTDLYFTILGMITHPAKYGFEETKNGCCGSLILKQGILCDPITPPCKDPTKYLFWDRIHPTSTAYGYIINFMVQNVLPKFLS, from the exons atggaaaCAACCATCAACATCTTTATTTGCTTAGCCATATTTTTATATAGCACTTCCTACTCTATAGCTACAAATAATACTTCTTTACCGAAGTTTTCAACAGTTTTCTTCTTTGGTGATTCTATATTCGATACCGGTAATAATAACTATATCAAGACAATATTTAGGGCTAATTATCGCCCTTATGGTCAAGATATTAATGGTGGAGTTCCTACGGGTAGATTTTCTAATGGAAAACTTATTCCTGACATGTTGGCTTCTGTTCTTGGAATTAAGGACAACGTCCCTCCATACTTGGATCCTAATCTTACTGATAATGATCTTATTACTGGTGTTAATTTTGCATCATCTAGTGGCGGATTTGATGAAAGAACGTCTCTCTTAACTAACGTTATTCCTGTTTCGACGCAAGTAAATTATTTCAATGACTACATAACAAGACTTAAAGGAATTGTTGGAGAGAAAAAAGCTATGGAAATAATCAATTCTTCTTTGGTGGTATTAGATGGTGGAACCAATGATTTTAACTTCAATATATTTGACATTCCTGCAAGAAGATTCCAAATGACGGCAACCCAATACATAGATTTTCTATTAAATAAGGAGGAAGATGCTATTAGG AAATTGTACGATCTTGGAGTGCGATCTTTTATAGTAGCTGGAATTCTTCCTATTGGCTCTTTACCCCTTCAAACAAGTTCAAGATATATTGATCCATTTCAGCTAAAATATAGTTTGgatgaacaaaataaaatatctcTGGATTATAATAAGAAGCTCATCAGcctattaattaaattacagcAAAGTCTTCCGACATCAAAACTTGTCTATACTGACTTATATTTCACAATATTGGGCATGATCACCCATCCCGCCAAATATG GTTTTGAGGAAACAAAGAATGGGTGTTGCGGAAGCCTTATTCTAAAACAAGGTATCTTATGTGATCCGATAACTCCACCATGTAAAGATCCTACAAAGTATTTATTTTGGGATAGAATTCATCCCACTTCAACAGCTTATGGatacattattaattttatggTGCAAAACGTGCTTCCTAAATTTCTCTCCTAG